Below is a genomic region from Catenuloplanes atrovinosus.
AGTTCGACACCGTCGACGCGCTCGCCGGCCCGCAGCGTGACCGCGGTGGCCCGGGCGCCGGCCGGGACGGCGGGGAGGTCATTGAAGTAGCCGCCGTGCGGGCCGCCGAACTGCTCGCTCATGCGGTACGCCGGGTTGGTCGACCAGGTGAACGCCGCGCTGATCGGGAAGTGGTCGCTGAGCATGAGGCCGTCGCCGGTCAGGAAGCCGGCGTGCTCGTTGTGGTAGTCCGTGGCGGTCAGCGTGAGCAGCCGGCTCCCCCGGTAGAGGATCTTGTCGACCACCTCGCAGGTGTCGGTGATCGCGGCCTCGTCGCACAACAGCGCGTCGCTGCCGGCCGTCGGCGCCACCCCGCCGCGCTCCAGGCGTACCCACGCGTCGGTCAGCCCGTTGGCCGCGGCGAACGCCGCGATCGTGTCCCCGCTACGGGTGTATCGAGTGTTCGTGTCGCCCATGACGATCACCGCGTTGCCCGCGGAGTGGCCGGCGATGAACGCGCTGAGCTGGTTCAGGTTGTCGGCCCGCGAGTACAGGTCGCCGCTGCTCACGCCCGCGTTGGTGTGCAGGTTGTACATGTCTACGTAGACGCCCTCGGCGAGCCGCGTGCGCATGAAGGTGAATCCCTTGGGCGTCAGGCAGTCGCCGGAGTCGAACTGGCACGAGTTCCACCGCGCGCGCTCGAAGTCGCCGGTGTCGTACGGCAGGTCGGACAGCGTGTTCAGGCCGCTGCCGATCCCGGCGCCGCCACTGGTGGGCGTCCGGTACGGGTGCGCGTCCGCCGCGTACAGCCTGGCGTGGTAGTTGAAGTCCTCCTGCACGTGCACCACGTCGTACGGGCCGAGGCGCTGCCCGATCGCGGTGGTCGCCGTGTCCCGCGGCGTCGGCGCGCTCGAAATCGCCTCCGGCAGCCCGGCGACGTTGTAGGTCAGCACCGTGAACGCGCCGCTCGCCGCGGCGGCCGGCGACGCCGTGGCGAGCACGGCGACGGCGGTCCCGGCGAGCGTGACGAGGGCGGCCAGCGCGGCCGTGATTCGCGACATGCACCGGACGGTAGACATCGACGGCCCTGAAGGAAATGCCGGGAAAGGCGCCTTCCGTCAGCGTTCACGCGCGCATCGGCCCGCGTTCGCCGCCGCGTTGCGGGTCGGCGTGGCTCGGCTGCCGTCCGGGACGAGTCAAAAGTTGACCGTACGGTCCAGAATCGATATCGTCGGCGGATGGCCCGCCCCCGGAAGTTCGACGAGCAGCAGGTGCTCCGCTCCGCGACCGAGGTCTTCTGGACGTCCGGCTTCGCGGCGGCGTCGCTGGACGACCTGATGCGGGCGACGGGCCTGGGCAAGGGCAGCCTGTACGGCGCGTTCGGCGACAAACAGGCGCTGTTCCTGCGGGTGCTCGAGGGCTACTGCGCGGACGCCGCGGCGAGCCTGCGCGATCGGTTGCACGGCCCGGACTCGTCGTCGGCCGCCCGGCTGCGGGCCCTGTTCGACGCGATGGTCACCGCCGGTGACCCGTCCGGCCCGCCGCGCGCCTGCCTGCTCGCCAAGTCGACCGCGGAACTGGCGGCGACGCACCCCGAGGTCGCCGGCCGGGCGCGGCAGACGTTCACCGCGATCGCCGATCTGCTGGAGGCGGAGGTGCGCGGCGCCCAGGCCGCGGGCGACATACCCGCCGACCGGGACGCCCGGCGG
It encodes:
- a CDS encoding jacalin-like lectin; the encoded protein is MSRITAALAALVTLAGTAVAVLATASPAAAASGAFTVLTYNVAGLPEAISSAPTPRDTATTAIGQRLGPYDVVHVQEDFNYHARLYAADAHPYRTPTSGGAGIGSGLNTLSDLPYDTGDFERARWNSCQFDSGDCLTPKGFTFMRTRLAEGVYVDMYNLHTNAGVSSGDLYSRADNLNQLSAFIAGHSAGNAVIVMGDTNTRYTRSGDTIAAFAAANGLTDAWVRLERGGVAPTAGSDALLCDEAAITDTCEVVDKILYRGSRLLTLTATDYHNEHAGFLTGDGLMLSDHFPISAAFTWSTNPAYRMSEQFGGPHGGYFNDLPAVPAGARATAVTLRAGERVDGVELARAGGPVLRHGGTGGTATTLTLAAGEYLTSVSLCQGKHSDTTRIFSARFTTSSGRALAGGTTTADCVTRTAPSGWQIAGFHGRAGDEIDKLGLIYTQR
- a CDS encoding TetR/AcrR family transcriptional regulator, giving the protein MARPRKFDEQQVLRSATEVFWTSGFAAASLDDLMRATGLGKGSLYGAFGDKQALFLRVLEGYCADAAASLRDRLHGPDSSSAARLRALFDAMVTAGDPSGPPRACLLAKSTAELAATHPEVAGRARQTFTAIADLLEAEVRGAQAAGDIPADRDARRTAHHLLAVLRGMEALTEAGMDRSVLRDTADTALAAAGLR